A genomic stretch from Barnesiella intestinihominis YIT 11860 includes:
- a CDS encoding ribonuclease E/G, giving the protein MSSELVVDVQPKEISIALLENNRLVELQKEARNISFSVGDIYLGRVKKLMPGLNAAFVDVGYEKDAFLHYLDLGTQYNSSAKFLKQSLADRKRVLSLSKFDLLPDIEKDGTINDALKVGQEVLVQIAKEPISSKGPRLTAEISFAGRFLVLIPFSDKVSVSQKIKSNEEKLRLRQLIQSIKPRNFGVIVRTVAEGKRVAELNNELKTLVRCWEDMLVKLQKAQLPSLVYEETGRTVGILRDIFSPSFENIYVNDKETYNQIYNYVSLISPDRKDIVKLYDGELPIFDNFAITKQIKSSLGKTVSFKSGAYVIIEHTEALHVIDVNSGNRSKASSDQESNALDVNMNAAEEIARQLRLRDMGGIIVIDFIDMDEAENRQKLYDRMRELMANDRARHNILPLSKFGLMQITRQRVRPALDIITSEDCPTCHGKGTIPPSLLFTDLLESKIHYLVYKLKIKKFTLHVHPFVAAYVNQGVFSLKMKWRCKYTFQLKVIPNQSLAYLEYKFYDAERNEIDLKEEIEIKK; this is encoded by the coding sequence ATGTCCAGCGAACTTGTAGTAGACGTACAACCCAAAGAGATTTCTATTGCATTGCTCGAGAATAATCGATTGGTGGAGCTTCAGAAAGAGGCTCGGAACATATCGTTTTCTGTGGGCGATATCTATTTGGGACGGGTCAAAAAGCTGATGCCGGGACTTAATGCTGCATTTGTTGATGTAGGTTACGAAAAGGATGCTTTCCTGCACTATCTCGATTTAGGTACACAATATAATTCGAGTGCAAAGTTTCTTAAACAGTCGCTTGCCGATCGCAAACGAGTGTTGTCTCTTTCTAAATTTGATTTATTGCCCGATATTGAAAAAGACGGTACGATTAACGATGCTTTGAAGGTGGGTCAAGAAGTGTTGGTTCAAATTGCTAAGGAACCTATTTCGTCTAAGGGACCTCGCCTTACGGCAGAGATTTCTTTTGCCGGTCGTTTTTTAGTGTTAATCCCTTTTTCAGATAAAGTATCTGTATCGCAAAAGATTAAATCGAACGAGGAAAAATTGCGCCTTAGGCAGCTCATACAAAGTATTAAACCCCGCAATTTCGGTGTGATTGTCAGAACTGTTGCCGAAGGGAAACGGGTCGCAGAGTTGAATAACGAACTTAAAACGTTGGTAAGGTGTTGGGAAGATATGTTAGTGAAGTTGCAAAAGGCTCAGCTTCCGTCGCTCGTTTATGAGGAAACGGGTAGAACCGTAGGGATACTGCGTGATATATTTAGCCCTTCTTTCGAAAATATTTATGTAAACGATAAGGAAACATATAACCAAATATACAACTATGTGAGTCTTATTTCTCCCGATCGAAAAGATATAGTTAAACTTTACGATGGGGAGTTGCCTATTTTTGATAATTTCGCTATTACCAAGCAAATAAAATCTTCATTAGGAAAAACCGTTTCTTTTAAAAGTGGAGCGTATGTCATTATCGAACATACAGAGGCTCTGCATGTTATCGATGTAAATAGCGGAAATCGTTCGAAGGCTTCTTCCGATCAGGAGAGCAATGCCCTTGATGTAAATATGAATGCCGCCGAAGAAATAGCACGGCAACTGAGGTTGCGCGATATGGGCGGTATTATCGTGATCGATTTCATCGATATGGACGAAGCCGAGAACCGTCAGAAACTATATGACCGCATGCGTGAGCTGATGGCTAATGATAGGGCAAGGCACAATATTTTGCCGTTGAGTAAATTCGGATTGATGCAGATTACCCGCCAGCGGGTGCGGCCGGCACTCGATATTATTACCAGTGAAGATTGCCCGACTTGTCATGGTAAAGGTACTATTCCTCCTTCCTTACTTTTTACCGATCTGTTGGAGTCGAAGATTCATTATCTGGTGTATAAGTTGAAAATAAAGAAATTCACATTACACGTACATCCTTTTGTAGCTGCATATGTCAATCAAGGTGTATTTTCTTTGAAGATGAAGTGGCGCTGTAAATACACTTTTCAGCTGAAAGTAATTCCTAATCAGTCTCTCGCTTATCTCGAATATAAATTTTATGATGCCGAGAGAAATGAAATTGACCTGAAAGAAGAAATTGAAATTAAAAAATGA
- a CDS encoding HU family DNA-binding protein, giving the protein MNIIIYSKMTKADIVNEISKNTGIEKAVVLETVEKFMESVKGSLAKGENVYLRGFGSFIVKKRAQKTARNISKNTTIIIPAHNIPAFKPAKTFMGEVK; this is encoded by the coding sequence ATAAATATTATAATTTATAGCAAAATGACTAAGGCTGACATTGTAAACGAAATTTCTAAAAACACAGGAATAGAAAAAGCTGTTGTTCTTGAAACCGTTGAAAAATTTATGGAGAGTGTAAAGGGCTCTTTGGCAAAAGGTGAAAATGTGTACCTGAGAGGTTTTGGTAGTTTCATCGTAAAGAAAAGAGCACAGAAAACGGCTCGCAATATTTCCAAAAATACTACGATAATAATTCCGGCCCACAACATTCCGGCATTTAAGCCTGCAAAAACTTTTATGGGTGAAGTAAAATAA
- a CDS encoding hemolysin family protein, whose protein sequence is MEIIIIVLLILCNGVLSMSEIALVSARKVKLENSAKKGSKAALSALKLSQDPDRFLSTVQIGITLIGILTGLYSGEALAQSLAKLLAKSSLLAPYAVGLAQAIIVIIVTYLTLIIGELVPKRIGMIASERVAKIVSRPMSWLSYIASPFVWILTKSTAGVCRFLGLSSQKEGITEDEIKAIVREGTEGGCVQEVEQEIVERVFNLGDRNISSIMTHRSDLICLDVQDNNTTLKSKITSDLHAVYPLCEDSLDNIIGIVSLKDLFGKIDDKNFDIRAVASTPYFLPENMSVYTAMERLRNENQRYGLVTDEFGSIEGIVTISDILGALVGSVSSGPSADIIIREDGSCLIDGQCSFYDFLDHYDMTDRYQEYNYNTLSGLILELLQHIPTEGEKIEWLCFTFEIVDMDGARIDKVLVQKNETDNITL, encoded by the coding sequence ATGGAAATTATAATTATAGTACTTCTTATTTTATGTAACGGAGTACTTTCTATGTCTGAAATTGCACTGGTTTCAGCACGAAAAGTCAAATTAGAAAATAGTGCGAAAAAAGGTAGCAAAGCGGCATTATCAGCCTTAAAACTATCACAAGACCCCGACCGATTTCTTTCAACCGTACAGATAGGTATTACCCTCATTGGAATTTTAACGGGTCTTTACTCTGGCGAAGCCTTAGCCCAAAGCCTTGCAAAACTATTAGCTAAAAGTTCTTTATTAGCTCCTTATGCAGTAGGTTTGGCACAAGCCATCATTGTTATTATAGTTACATATTTAACCCTTATCATCGGCGAATTGGTTCCCAAACGTATCGGTATGATAGCCTCGGAACGAGTAGCAAAGATCGTATCGAGACCTATGTCGTGGTTATCGTATATTGCATCGCCTTTCGTGTGGATACTCACCAAAAGTACAGCCGGGGTATGCCGTTTCTTAGGGCTTTCATCTCAAAAAGAAGGAATCACCGAAGACGAAATAAAAGCTATCGTTCGAGAAGGTACAGAGGGTGGGTGTGTACAGGAGGTAGAACAAGAGATTGTAGAACGAGTTTTTAACTTGGGAGATCGCAATATATCCTCTATCATGACCCACCGGAGCGACTTAATTTGTCTCGATGTGCAAGATAACAACACTACACTGAAATCAAAGATTACCAGTGATCTTCATGCCGTATATCCGCTATGCGAAGACAGCCTCGATAACATTATCGGAATAGTTTCTTTAAAAGATTTATTCGGAAAGATCGATGATAAAAATTTCGATATCAGAGCCGTCGCCTCAACCCCTTATTTCCTGCCGGAAAATATGAGTGTATATACTGCGATGGAAAGGCTCCGCAATGAAAACCAACGCTATGGATTAGTAACCGACGAATTTGGGAGTATTGAAGGAATTGTGACGATAAGCGATATTTTGGGAGCTTTGGTCGGTTCTGTATCATCGGGGCCTTCGGCAGATATTATTATCCGGGAAGATGGCTCTTGTCTCATCGACGGACAATGCTCTTTCTATGATTTTCTAGACCACTACGACATGACGGATCGTTATCAAGAATACAATTACAATACTCTAAGCGGGCTTATTCTCGAATTATTACAACACATTCCAACCGAAGGAGAAAAGATAGAATGGCTATGCTTCACTTTCGAAATCGTCGACATGGACGGAGCCCGCATCGATAAAGTTCTGGTTCAAAAAAATGAAACGGATAACATAACCTTGTAA
- a CDS encoding chloramphenicol acetyltransferase, producing the protein MTKTKLNIESWNRKEHFRFFSAFDDPFFGITTNVDFTTIYLEAKHDSQSFFLYSLHHILTKANETDEFKLRIEEGNSVVKYDTIHVSPTIGREDGTFGFAFFEYIPDRNDFIQQAIQEITRVKNSTGLSFSKNTGREDVIRYSSIPWFSFSEMKHAVSFKNGDSVPRISTGKLIDTNGKMLLPISICAHHGLMDGKHVAQFLNKLSEP; encoded by the coding sequence ATGACAAAGACCAAACTGAATATCGAATCTTGGAACCGGAAGGAACACTTCCGGTTCTTTTCTGCTTTTGACGATCCCTTTTTCGGAATAACTACAAACGTAGATTTTACTACTATATATCTCGAAGCCAAACATGATTCTCAATCTTTTTTCCTTTACTCGCTCCATCATATATTGACAAAAGCCAACGAAACAGACGAATTCAAATTAAGAATCGAGGAAGGGAATTCTGTCGTTAAATACGATACCATACACGTATCTCCGACAATAGGAAGAGAAGACGGAACATTCGGTTTCGCTTTTTTCGAATATATCCCCGATCGCAACGATTTCATTCAACAAGCAATTCAAGAGATAACAAGAGTAAAAAACAGTACAGGGTTATCCTTTTCGAAAAATACAGGAAGAGAAGACGTTATCAGATACTCTTCTATTCCGTGGTTCTCCTTCTCCGAAATGAAACACGCTGTTTCTTTCAAGAACGGAGACTCGGTTCCTCGCATATCGACAGGAAAACTCATCGACACAAATGGGAAAATGCTTCTTCCCATATCGATCTGTGCCCATCACGGACTCATGGACGGGAAACATGTAGCCCAATTCTTAAATAAATTATCCGAACCATAA
- a CDS encoding queuosine precursor transporter, whose product MNRSFSLPFLIMGVVFCVCLICSNLLEVKMISLGGITATAGLIVFPISYIINDCIAEVWGYRKARLIIWLGFLMNLMAIIFIQIAIILPSALFWDGQKSFETVFSSTPRILLASFIAFLVGSFLNAYVMSKMKISSKGKHFSLRAITSTVVGESADSLLFFPIAFGGVVPVNELLILIVTQACLKTAYEIVILPVTIRVVRFVKKIDGSDVYDQKVSYNIFKIKELQ is encoded by the coding sequence ATGAATCGTTCTTTTTCCCTGCCCTTTTTAATCATGGGCGTCGTCTTTTGTGTCTGCCTCATCTGCTCGAATTTACTCGAAGTAAAGATGATTTCGTTAGGAGGTATTACTGCGACCGCAGGTCTCATCGTTTTCCCCATCTCTTACATTATCAACGATTGTATCGCAGAGGTTTGGGGGTATCGAAAAGCCCGACTCATTATTTGGCTCGGATTCCTGATGAACTTAATGGCTATCATCTTTATACAGATAGCGATTATATTACCATCGGCTCTATTTTGGGACGGACAGAAATCGTTCGAAACCGTATTTTCATCAACACCCCGCATCTTATTAGCAAGTTTCATAGCTTTCCTCGTAGGCTCCTTTTTGAACGCCTATGTCATGAGTAAAATGAAAATATCGAGCAAGGGTAAACACTTTTCATTACGAGCCATTACATCGACCGTAGTGGGCGAAAGTGCCGATTCGCTCTTGTTTTTTCCTATCGCATTCGGTGGAGTAGTCCCTGTAAACGAACTATTGATTCTCATTGTAACACAAGCCTGCCTTAAAACGGCCTATGAAATCGTCATATTGCCGGTAACGATAAGAGTCGTACGATTCGTAAAAAAGATAGACGGCAGCGATGTCTACGACCAGAAAGTTTCATACAACATATTCAAGATAAAAGAACTACAATAA
- the queF gene encoding preQ(1) synthase — protein sequence MKSETSQLTLLGHKTVYKQDYAPEVLETFINKHPENDYWVRFNCPEFTSLCPITGQPDFATIQIDYIPGEHMVESKSLKLYLFSFRNHGAFHEDCVNIIMKDLVKLMNPKYIEVTGFFTPRGGISIYPYCNYGQPGTEYEQMAKQRLQNHR from the coding sequence ATGAAATCAGAGACATCACAACTGACCCTGCTGGGACATAAGACCGTGTATAAACAGGATTATGCACCCGAGGTCTTGGAAACATTTATAAACAAACACCCGGAAAACGATTACTGGGTACGATTCAACTGCCCGGAGTTTACCAGTCTGTGCCCGATTACCGGACAACCCGATTTCGCTACCATACAAATCGACTATATTCCCGGAGAACATATGGTAGAAAGCAAGAGTCTGAAACTTTATTTATTCAGTTTCCGTAACCACGGAGCTTTTCATGAAGATTGCGTGAACATCATCATGAAAGACCTCGTTAAGCTCATGAATCCCAAATACATCGAAGTAACAGGTTTCTTCACGCCCCGCGGCGGTATCAGCATATATCCGTATTGTAATTACGGACAACCGGGTACAGAATACGAGCAAATGGCGAAACAGAGATTACAAAACCACCGTTAA
- a CDS encoding TIGR01212 family radical SAM protein (This family includes YhcC from E. coli K-12, an uncharacterized radical SAM protein.) produces MVTGEKRYRDFSDFLNLHFDCKVQKISLHAGFTCPNRDGSIGVGGCTYCNNQTFSPDYCHTGKSITSQLEEGIAFFARKYPEMHYLAYFQAYTNTYGELAVLKQKYEEALSHPGVVGIIVGTRPDCMPDGLLEYFADLSRHTFVLVEYGVESTCDETLRRVNRGHDFAASVDAICRTAEMGIAVGAHMILGLPGENREMILSHADKMSRLPLDTIKLHQLQLILHTRMAAEYKSNPNDFHLYDVDEYIDLAIDFAERLSPHIAIERFVSQSPAELLIAPNWGIKNYEFTARLLKRMKERDTWQGKLFTEV; encoded by the coding sequence ATGGTGACGGGAGAAAAACGGTATCGGGATTTTTCCGATTTTTTGAATCTCCATTTCGATTGCAAAGTCCAAAAAATATCGTTACATGCAGGGTTTACTTGCCCTAATCGGGACGGGAGTATTGGGGTCGGTGGTTGTACTTATTGCAACAATCAGACGTTCAGTCCTGATTATTGCCACACGGGGAAGAGTATCACCTCCCAGTTGGAAGAGGGGATAGCTTTTTTTGCCCGTAAATATCCTGAAATGCACTATTTGGCCTATTTTCAGGCTTATACGAATACGTATGGAGAGCTTGCTGTTTTGAAGCAGAAGTATGAGGAGGCGTTGTCTCACCCCGGTGTCGTGGGGATTATTGTCGGTACTCGCCCCGATTGTATGCCCGACGGACTGTTGGAGTATTTTGCGGATTTGTCCCGACATACATTCGTATTGGTGGAGTATGGCGTGGAGAGTACTTGCGACGAAACTTTGCGTAGGGTTAACCGGGGACATGATTTTGCCGCTTCGGTCGATGCTATTTGTCGTACGGCTGAAATGGGTATTGCAGTGGGGGCTCACATGATATTGGGATTGCCGGGAGAGAATCGGGAGATGATTTTATCTCATGCCGATAAGATGTCCCGGTTGCCGCTCGACACGATTAAGTTGCATCAGTTACAGCTTATTCTCCATACCCGTATGGCTGCCGAATATAAAAGCAATCCGAATGATTTTCATTTGTACGATGTCGATGAGTATATCGATCTGGCAATCGATTTTGCCGAGCGATTGTCTCCGCACATCGCTATCGAACGTTTTGTCTCTCAGTCCCCGGCCGAACTGCTTATCGCTCCGAATTGGGGGATAAAGAACTATGAGTTTACGGCTCGTTTGTTGAAGCGAATGAAAGAACGCGATACTTGGCAAGGAAAGTTGTTCACCGAAGTCTGA
- a CDS encoding dipeptidase, with translation MDTKKYIDSHRERFFNELFSLLRIPSISALPEHRKDMQLCAERWRDLLLEAGADRAEVMPTSASPVVFAEKIVDRSFPTVLVYAHYDVMPVEPLELWHTEPFEPVVKDGKLWARGADDDKGQGFIQLKAFEIAVKEGLLRCNVKFLIEGGEEIGSPGVEAFCKEHLDLLKCDVILVSDTSMVGLDTPSITTGLRGLAYWEIEVTGPNRDLHSGIFGGTVANPINELCKMLAGVVDENGHITLPHFYDKVETVSAQERAMLGAVPYDEEKYKAAIDVEALSGEVGYSPLERTAIRPTFDICGIWGGYTGEGAKTVLPSKAYAKVSCRLVPHQNHEEISKMFIDYIYSVAPRSVKVKVSPMHGGESYVCPIDLPAYRAAEKGYELAFGKRPLAVRRGGSIPIIATFEKVLGVKSVLMGFGLESDATHSPNENFLIEMYEKGIIAVVEFYNQFGH, from the coding sequence ATGGATACAAAAAAGTATATAGACAGTCATAGAGAGCGTTTTTTCAACGAGTTATTTTCGTTGCTTCGTATTCCTTCTATCAGTGCGTTGCCTGAACATAGAAAGGATATGCAGCTTTGTGCCGAACGATGGAGGGATTTGCTTTTGGAAGCCGGAGCCGATAGAGCCGAAGTGATGCCTACCTCGGCCTCGCCTGTGGTTTTCGCCGAAAAGATAGTTGATAGGAGTTTCCCTACGGTACTGGTATATGCTCATTATGATGTGATGCCTGTCGAACCGCTTGAACTGTGGCATACCGAGCCTTTCGAGCCGGTAGTAAAAGACGGGAAATTGTGGGCTCGGGGGGCCGACGATGACAAAGGGCAAGGGTTTATCCAGTTGAAAGCCTTTGAAATTGCGGTCAAAGAGGGTTTGTTACGCTGTAATGTGAAATTTTTGATAGAGGGTGGCGAGGAAATCGGTTCCCCCGGAGTAGAGGCTTTTTGTAAGGAACACCTCGATTTGTTGAAATGCGATGTGATACTGGTCTCAGACACGAGTATGGTCGGTTTGGATACTCCGTCTATCACGACCGGATTGCGAGGATTGGCCTATTGGGAGATAGAGGTCACTGGTCCTAATCGGGATTTGCATTCGGGAATTTTCGGGGGAACGGTAGCTAATCCCATTAACGAACTTTGCAAAATGCTGGCCGGTGTCGTAGATGAAAATGGTCATATAACCTTACCGCATTTTTACGACAAAGTAGAAACTGTTTCGGCGCAAGAACGAGCCATGTTGGGAGCCGTGCCTTATGATGAAGAAAAATATAAAGCGGCGATCGATGTGGAAGCTCTTTCGGGAGAGGTTGGTTATTCACCTTTGGAGCGTACCGCCATTCGTCCTACGTTCGATATTTGCGGTATTTGGGGCGGGTACACGGGCGAAGGTGCAAAAACTGTATTGCCGTCAAAAGCCTATGCCAAAGTTTCTTGCCGGTTGGTTCCCCATCAGAATCATGAGGAGATATCCAAGATGTTTATCGATTACATATACTCTGTCGCTCCTCGTAGCGTAAAGGTGAAAGTGAGCCCGATGCATGGGGGTGAAAGCTATGTATGTCCTATCGATTTGCCGGCTTATCGGGCTGCGGAAAAGGGGTATGAGCTGGCGTTCGGAAAACGTCCATTGGCAGTACGTCGTGGAGGAAGTATCCCTATTATAGCAACTTTTGAAAAAGTTTTGGGTGTGAAATCGGTCTTAATGGGATTCGGATTAGAATCGGATGCCACGCATTCGCCGAATGAAAATTTCCTGATCGAAATGTACGAAAAAGGAATTATTGCGGTAGTCGAATTTTATAATCAATTTGGGCATTGA
- the aroC gene encoding chorismate synthase, translated as MNTFGNLFTLTSFGESHGRAIGGVVDGMPAGIPVDMEYIQRELNRRRPGQSSIVTSRKENDRVEFLSGIFEGKTTGTPIGFLVYNENQHSSDYDNLREVFRPSHADYTYTQKYGVRDHRGGGRSSARETIARCVAGALAKLVLTRLGIEVWAYTSQVGELSLSGDYNRYDFDEIEKNPVRCPDADMAKRMEEYIGKVKSEGDTVGGVVTCVVRHVPAGLGEPVFDKLHAALGSAMLSINAVKGFEYGMGFGGVRYRGSQMNDVFETQQGKIVARTNHSGGIQGGISNGEDIYFRVAFKPVATLLKDIETVDSQGNPTVLRAKGRHDPCVLPRAVPVVEAMAAMVILDYYLLAQSHKL; from the coding sequence ATGAACACGTTCGGAAATCTCTTTACACTTACTTCATTCGGAGAGTCTCATGGTAGGGCGATCGGTGGGGTGGTAGACGGTATGCCTGCCGGTATTCCTGTGGATATGGAGTATATACAGCGAGAGTTAAACAGGCGTCGTCCCGGGCAATCGTCGATTGTCACCTCTCGTAAAGAAAACGATCGGGTAGAATTCCTCTCCGGGATTTTCGAAGGGAAGACAACCGGTACGCCTATCGGTTTTCTTGTGTATAATGAGAATCAACACTCATCGGATTATGATAATTTGCGGGAGGTGTTCCGCCCTTCGCATGCCGATTATACATACACCCAGAAATACGGGGTACGGGATCATCGGGGAGGTGGTCGTTCTTCGGCTCGCGAGACGATAGCTCGCTGTGTCGCCGGAGCTCTTGCAAAACTTGTTTTAACTCGGCTGGGCATAGAAGTCTGGGCGTATACTTCGCAGGTGGGGGAATTGTCTTTGTCCGGCGATTATAATCGATATGACTTCGACGAGATAGAAAAAAATCCGGTACGTTGTCCCGATGCGGATATGGCAAAACGAATGGAGGAATATATCGGAAAAGTAAAGTCAGAAGGCGATACAGTGGGAGGTGTTGTTACCTGTGTCGTTCGACATGTTCCGGCAGGGTTGGGCGAGCCTGTGTTCGACAAGCTGCATGCCGCATTGGGTAGTGCGATGTTGAGCATAAACGCTGTAAAAGGCTTTGAATATGGTATGGGTTTTGGAGGGGTGAGATACAGAGGTTCTCAAATGAATGATGTATTCGAAACTCAACAGGGCAAAATCGTAGCGAGAACCAATCATTCGGGTGGGATTCAAGGTGGAATTTCCAATGGAGAAGATATTTATTTCAGAGTCGCGTTCAAGCCGGTCGCTACTTTATTGAAAGATATAGAGACAGTCGATTCGCAAGGAAACCCGACCGTGTTGAGGGCAAAAGGACGTCATGACCCTTGCGTATTGCCCCGTGCCGTACCTGTGGTGGAAGCTATGGCAGCAATGGTTATTCTCGATTATTATTTGTTGGCACAAAGTCATAAATTATAA